Genomic window (Mesorhizobium sp. M4B.F.Ca.ET.058.02.1.1):
GCTCGGTGCTGTGGCCGGTTGCCGGCACCGATCTCAAGATACCGGTCGACCTGGCGGCGCTGCCGGTCTATGGCCGCAGCCGCGCCTTCGAGGGTTTTCGCGGCTTCGGCGTTGCCCGGGCCGGCGACGCGGTCGTCGATCCGGAAGCCATCGGCATGGCGCTTGTCCCCAATGGCGGGCCGCTTGCCGATGGCGAGCGGCCGGCGCCGAGCGAGCCGGCCGTCGAGGACACTGTCGCGGAAACCCCGAAGCCAGCCGACCCGTTCAAGGGCGAGGTGCCGGCGCTGACCATCGTGTCGAAGCCGGAGCGGCGTTTCGCCGACAAGGTGATCCGGCTGGCCGAGCACCGGCAGCCGGCCAACGACAAAGGCCTGTCGACGCTGGAACGCAGCGCATTCCGCGAGATCGGCGAGCGGCTGAAAAGGGACAGCTCCGCCCCCTCCGAGCCGCCCCCTGCCCCGCGGCCCGACGCCGGGCAGAAACCCGCCAGCCCTGCCGAGACCGAACAGTCCGACCGATCTGTTTTGCCCGAAGCTCCGGCGCACACCGGTGCCACGCCGCCAGCCAAGGGGCCGGTCGAGCCATCGGCTGAACAGACTGACGCCGACCAGCAGCCGGCGGCCGGGACCCGGGATGACACCGGCACGCCAGTGAGCACGGAAGCGCCGGCGGCCGCGACGCAAGACGATGCGGAACCGGCGGAACCGCAGGAGAACGATGCCGAGGACGAGAGCGATCTGGCTCGCCTCGACGGCGAACCGGACGAGATTGCCGAAGAACCTTCCGCCGGCCAGGCTACCCCGCCCCCGGTCTCGGGCTCGCTGCTCGACTACGCGGGCAGCGACGACCAGACCGGCCCGGTGGCCGAAAGCAGCGACGCCGCGCCGGTTGCCGGACCGGACGAAACGACGGCAGCGGCAGAGGCCGCGGAGCCCGCTGATACCCGGTTCGATATTGTCGGGACACCGCCCGACGGCCGCGCCGGCGACGACAGCATGACCGCGGACGATTTCCGCGATGCCGAGGACAGCGAGGATTGGGCAGCGTCCGGTGAGGAAGCCTCCCCCGACGATGCCGGGCCTGCCGATGCGGCTGCGCCCGCGGCGGAGCGGCCGCGCCTGCAGGTGCCGCCGCTGCGGCTCGACGGCTTCGTGCCATCGGCTTTCTCGACCGGTGAGGAAGCCAAGGCGCCCGATACCTCCATACTCGGCAAGCTGCCGGTGCCGCTGCTCATCCACTCCGGCGACGCGCTCTACTATGCCAATGACGAGTTCCTGCGCCTGACCGGGTATGACACGCTCGACGAGCTGACGGATGCCGGCGGGCTCGGCGCCCTATTTGCCGATCCCTATTCGCCACCCGAGGACGGCGCTGCCGGCGAAAGCGACCATGCGCTCAAGTTGAAGACGCGCGACGGGCAGGAATTCCCGATCGACGCCATCCTGCGCTCGGTGCCGTGGCGCGCCGGCAAGGCGCTGATGCTGGTGGTGCGCCGCTCCGGCGAGGAGGGCGCGGCGCCCGCGCATTTCAGCGCCGCCAATGACGAGCCCACCCAGCAGCCCGACACTTCCGAGCTGAAGAGCCGCATCGCCGAAATGCGCACCATCATCGACACCGCCACCGACGGCGTGGTGCTGATCGGCCGCGACGGCAACATCCGCTCGATCAGCCGGCCGGCGGAAGCGCTGTTCGGCTTCGACAGCGACGAGGTCGCCGGCAAGCCATTCGCCTCGCTGTTCGCCATCGAGAGCCAGCGCGCGGCGCGCGATTATCTTGGCGGGTTGTCCGAACCCGGCGTGGCGAGCGTGCTCAATGACGGCCGCGAGGTAATCGGGCGCGAGTCGCAGGGACGGTTCATTCCGCTGTTCATGACCATCGGCCGGCTGCCCGGCGACAGCGGCTTCTGCGCCGTCGTGCGCGACATCACGCAGTGGAAGCGGGCCGAGGAAGACCTTACCCAGGCGCGCGCCGTGGCCGAGCGCGCCTCCTCGCAGAAGACGGATTTCCTGGCCCGCATCAGCCACGAGATCCGCACGCCGCTCAACGCCATCATCGGCTTCTCGGAACTGATGGTGGACGAGAAGTTCGGTCCTGTCGCCAACGATCGCTACCGCGACTATCTGCGCGATATCAACCGGTCGGGCAACCATGTGCTCGACCTCGTCAACGACCTGCTCGACATCTCCAAGATCGAGGCCGGCCAGCAGGAGATGGATTACGAGGCGGTGTCGCTCAACGACACGTTGGCCGAAACGGTGGCAATGATGCAGCCTCAGGCCAATCGCGAGCGCGTCATCATCCGTTCCAGCTTCGCCTCGCGGCTGCCGGAAGTGGTGGCCGACCTCAGAAGCGTGCGCCAGATCGCGCTCAACATCCTGTCGAACGCCATCCGCTACACGCAGGCCGGCGGCCAGGTGATCGTGTCCACCGCTTACGAGACCTCCGGCGACGTCGTCATGCGGGTGCGCGACACCGGCATCGGCATGAGCCAGGCCGAGATCGAGCAGGCGCTGAAGCCGTTCAAGCAGATCAATGCGCTGAAGCGCGGACGCGGTGACGGCACCGGGCTTGGGCTGCCGCTGACCAAGGCCATGGTGGAAGCGAACCGGGCGCGGTTCAGCATCACCTCGACGCCCGGCGAAGGCACGCTGGTGGAAGTCGCCTTCCCATCGACCCGGGTGCTGGCCGAATAGCGCACTGCGGGAAAAAGAAAAGGCGTCCAACGGGACGCCTTAAGGATGGGATTGCTGTCACAACGGGGGCTTGAGCGAATCTGAACCTCAGGGGACGAGGAACGGGATTTCTCCCTCAAGTTACGTGCGACTATCGGCGCCGTCCCTTAACAAGTTCTTACCGGGCCGCCAAAAAATTTACGAATGTGTACCACTCGTGAAATCTAGGTAAATTCGGCCGACATTTTTCGTTAACCATGCCAGGGCAGTTCAGTCGGCGAGCTGCGGCAGATTGCGGAACAGTTCCAGCGCTTCCGGATTGGCCAGCGCCTCCTTGTTCTTGATGGCGCGGCCGTGGACGACGTCGCGCACCGCGAGCTCGGTGATCTTGCCCGATTTGGTGCGGGGAATGTCGGTGACCGCGACGATCTTGGCCGGCACATGGCGCGGGCTGGCGCCAGTGCGGATCTTGGCGCGGATGCGCTTTTCCAGATCCTCGTCGAGCTTCACGCCGGCGGCCAGCCGCACGAACAGCACGACGCGCACGTCATTGTCGAAATCCTGGCCGATGCACAGCGCCTCGAGGATCTCCGGCATCTGCTCGACCTGATTGTAGATCTCGGCCGTGCCGATCCTGACCCCGCCCGGATTGAGCGTCGCGTCGGAGCGGCCATGGATGATCATGCCGCCATGCGCCGTCCATTCGGCGAAATCGCCATGGCACCAGACATTGTCGAAGCGCTCGAAATAGGCGGCCCTGTATTTCTTGTCCTCCGGGTCGTTCCAGAAGCCGATCGGCATCGCCGGAAAGGCCTTGGCGCAGACCAGTTCGCCCTTTTCCTGCCTGACCGGCCTGCCGTCGTCGTTCCAGACATCGACGGCAAGGCCGAGCCCGGGCCCCTGGATCTCGCCGCTCCATACCGGCTCGATCGGCACGCCGAGCACGAAGCAGGAAACGATGTCGGTGCCGCCGGAGATCGAGGCCAGGTGCACATCCGTCTTGATGCCGTCGTAGACGAAGCGGAAATCCTCCGGCGACAACGGTGAACCGGTCGACGAGATGGTGCGCACGCTCGAGAGATCGTGCGTGCCGATCGGCTTGAGGCCGGCCTTACGCACGGAATCGATGAACTTCGCCGAGGTGCCGAAATAGGTCATCTTCTCGGCGTCGGCAAAATCGAACAGCGCATTGCCGTCCGGATAGAAGGGCGAGCCATCATAGAGCAGCAGGGTCGCGCCCGAGGCGAGGCCGGAGACCAGCCAGTTCCACATCATCCAGCCGCAGGTGGTGAAGTAGAACAGGCGGTCGCCATCGAGCAGGCCGGCATGAAGGCGCTGTTCCTTGACATGCTGGATCAGCGTGCCGCCGGCCGAATGGACGATGCACTTCGGAATGCCGGTCGTGCCGGAGGAGAACAGGATGTAGAGCGGGTGCGCGAACGGCAGCCGTTCGAAGCTTACGGGCTTCGCGACGAAGGACGACAAGGCCGCCTCCAGGGCGTCCGCCTTGTCGATGGTCGCGGCGACGTCGGCCGAGGTGCCGAGATAGTCGACGATCAGCACCTTGCGGACGCTCGCAAGCCTGGCCGCCACCGCCCTGACCTTGTCGGCGACTTCGATCGCCTTGCCGTTATACCAGTAACCGTCAGGCGCGATGAAGACCACCGGCTCGATCTGGCCGAAACGGTCGAGAACGCCCTGCTCGCCGAAATCCGGCGAACAGGACGACCAGACGGCGCCGATCGAAGCGGCGGCGAGCATGGCGGCGACGGTCTCCGGCATGTTGGGCATCATTGCCGCGATGCGGTCGCCCTTCTTCACCTTCAGCGACAGGAAGAGCTGCTGCAGGCGCGACGTCAGCGCATTGAGTTCGTTCCACGACAGCCGCCGCTCGACCTTGTCCTCGCCGCGAAAAACGATCGCATCGCCGGAGCCGGTTTTCTTCAGCAGGTTCTCGGCGAAGTTCAGCCTGGCGTCGGGAAAGAAGGCGGCGCCCGGCATCCTGTCGCCGTCGACCAGCACGCGTTCGCCCTTGTCGCCGACGACACCGCAAAAATCCCAGGCTAGGCCCCAGAACGCCTCGCGCTCGTCGATCGACCAGCGGTGGAGCTCGGCATAGGAGGAAAAGGCCGTACCCGTCTTGGCCGCCGCGGCCTTCATGAAGGCGGTCATGGGCGCCGCGTCGATCTGGTCTTGCGTCGGCGTCCACAAGGCGGTGTCGGCGGCCATGCTCGTTCCTCCCAAAAACGCGACGCGTTCGCGGCAGTTAAGCCCAACGCCGCGTACGTCGTTGTCCCAAAACCGGCGTGTAATTTCCGGCGACGGCCGGTGGCACCGCTTATGCATACCGCAGCGCAGCAGAGCAAGATTTTGTTCGGCCGGCGGCTTCAGATGTGCGCAAATGCCATCGCCGGGCCATAAAGACTTGAAATGCGTCGGCGCTGGGGTACATCCGTCGGACGATTTGTCGGCAATGGAAGCATATAGGGCGATATGCCATCATCTTTGATCCGGCGCGGAGCATGGGCGATCGGCTTTGCCGTGCTCGTCATCGCGCTGGTCGTCGCCGCGCTGCCGCTGATCGCCTCGACCCGCATCGTGCGCGACCGCATCGCCTGGGAAATGAGCGCCTGGAGCGGTTTCAGGGTTACTATCGATGGCTCGCCGCGCATCGAGGTCTGGCCCACCTTCCGCGCCATCCTGACCGACGTGACGCTTTCGCAATGGACCGAGACCGACGCGCCGCCGGTGATCGAGGCCGAACGGGTAGAGGTCGATCTTTCGGCCATGGCCGCCTTGCAAGGCGACGTCGTGTTCTCGACGGCGCGGCTGGTGCGGCCGACGATCAGGGTCCAGCGCACCGCCAGAGGCTTCTTCCTGCCGGCCATCCCGACCGGCGGCCGCATCACGCGCTCGATCGACACCGCGCGAGGCCTCGTCACCGCCAACCCGCAAAAGCCCGATCTCGGCAAATTGCCCTCGGACCCGTTCGGCACGGTGGAACTCAGGGACGGCCGCGTGGTGGCTTCGCTCGGCGGCAAGGACCAGGAAATCCTGAGCAGCCTGACCGGGCAGGCGAACTGGGCGGCGATGAACAGCAACGCGACGCTGACGGCGACCGGCATCTGGCGCGGCGAAAGCGTCGCCGTCGACTTCGCGTCGCCCAAGCCGCTGGTACTGTTCGCGGGGGGCGCTGCTCCGCTCACGCTCTCCGTCAAGGCGGCACCTGCTACCTTCTCCTTCGAAGGCGTAGCCTCGATGTCGGACAACGCCTATTTCGACGGCCAGGCGAAATTCGCCGCGCCCTCGCTGCGGCGCGCGCTGGAGTGGTCGCAGGCCGGCATCGCGCCCGGAGCCGCGATCGGCTCGGTCTCGGTCGCCAGCAAGGTGACGGCGGCCGCCGGCCGGGTGAAGTTCGAAAACACCACTGTGGCGCTCGACAACAATCCGGGGATGGGAGCGCTTGACTTCTCCTTCGGCGAAGCACTGCCGGTCATCTCCGGCACACTCGCCTTCGACACGCTCGACCTCCGATCGTTCCTCTCGGCCTTCACGCCGCTGGCGCCAACCGGCGAAGCGGGTCCCGGCGAGATCGACACCAGCTTCGCCGACAAGATCAATCTCGACCTCCGCGTGTCGGCGGCGCATGCCACGGCAGGACCGGTCCAGCTTGCCGACGTCGCCGCTACGGCGCAGGTCAAGAACGGACTTGCCGTCTTCGACATTTCCGACGCCTCTGCCTTCGGCGGCAACATCCAGAGCAGCCTGCGCTTCGACCGCAAGCTCGAAGGCACGCAGGTCGAGATCCGACTTCTCGCCTCCGACGTCGATGGCGGCGCCTTCGCCACGGCGGCAGGGATGACGAGACTGGTGCCTGTCGGGACGGCAACCGTCTCGGTCATCCTCAAGGGGCCGGGCAAATCCTGGAACTCCATCTTCGAAAACGCCGATGGCTCTGTCTCGGCAACCGTCGGGCCGGGCGCGCTCACCGGGCTCAACCTGCCGGCCTTCCTCAAGCGCACCGACCAGGGCGGCTTCTTCGCGCTCGACGACGTCGCCGACGGAACGCTGCCGATCGACGGGGCCGAGATCAAGGCGAGCATCTCCAAGGGTGTGGCGCGACTCGACAAGGCCGAAGCCAATTCGGCGAAATCCAAGATCTGGCTGTCCGGCATCGCCTCCTATGCCGGACGCGGGCTGGCGCTGTCCGGCGGCATCGTCCAGCCGGACCCGCCGGCCGCGCAGGCGAATGGCCAGCCGGCGCCGCCCAAGCAGTCGACCTTCTTCGTCGGCGGCACCTGGAGCACGCCGTTCATCTCGCCGATCAGCCGCGGCGTTTCCGGCGAATAATTTCGCGCTTGCCTGCCCTAGCCTCGCTGCGCGGCCTGCTCGTCGCGCTGGCGCTGGACCTCGCGGCGCTTGTTGGCGACCGAGGCGATGATGACGCCAACGGCGACGACCGCGATCAGGATGGTGCAGGCGGCGTTGATTTCCGGCGTCACGCCAAGGCGAACCTGGCTGTAGATCTTCATCGGCAGCGTCGTGGCGCCCGGCCCCGAGGTGAAGGAGGCGATGACCAAATCATCGAGCGACAGCGTGAAGGCCAGCATCCAGCCGGAGACGATCGCCGGCAGGATCACCGGCAGAGTGATGTGGAAGAAGGTTTTCACCGGCGGCGCGCCGAGATCCATCGCCGCCTCCTCCAGGGAGCGGTCGAACGAGACCAGGCGCGACTGCACGACGACGGCCACGAAGCACATGGTGAAGGTAATGTGGGCGAGCGTGACGGTAAGGAAGCCGCGGTCGAGGCCGACGGCGACGAAGAGCAGGAGCAGCGACAGGCCGGTGATGACTTCCGGCATGACAAGCGGCGCAAAGACCATGCCGGAAAACAGGATGCGTCCCCGGAAGCGTGTGTAGCGCGTCAAAGTGAGGGCGGCGAGCGTGCCAAGCACGGTGGCGACGGTGGCCGAAATGACGCCGACGCGCGCCGTCACCCAGGTCGCGTCCATCAGGCCCTGGTTGTGGAACAGCGAGACGTACCATTTGGTCGAGAAGCCGCCCCAGACGGTGACCAGCTTCGACTCGTTGAAGGAGAAGACGATGAGCAGCACGATCGGCAGATAGAGGAAGGCAAAGCCGAGCACGACCGAGGTGATGTTGAAGCGGCTCCAGGTGGTGTTCATCTGCCCTGCTCCTGCGCGCGCGCCTGGGCCCGCTGGAAGAGCATGATCGGAACGATCAGCAGCAGCAGCAGGATGACGGCAACCGCCGACGACAGCGGCCAGTCGCGGTTGCCGAAGAACTCGCTCCACAAGGTCTTGCCGATCATCAGTGTCTGCGAGCCGCCGAGCAGGTCGGGAATGACGAACTCGCCGACTGCCGGGATGAACACCAGCAGGCAGCCGGCGATGACGCCCGGCAGCGACAGCGGGAAGGTGATTTTCCAGAAGGCGCTGATCGGCGGACAGCCAAGGTCCTTGGCGGCCTCGATCAGCGAATGGTCCATCTTCTCCAGCGATGAATAGAGCGGCAGCACCATGAACGGCAGGTAGGAATAGACGATGCCGATGAAGATCGCCTTATAGGTGTTGAGGATGAGCAGCGGCTCGTGGATGATGCCGATGCCAAGCAGGAACTCATTGAGCAAGCCTTCCGGCTTGAGGATGCCGATCCAGGCATAGACGCGGATCAGGAACGAGGTCCAGAATGGCAGGATGACCAGCATCAGCAAGGTCGGCCGGATCGCCGCCGGCGCGCGCGCCATGCCGTAGGCGATGGGATAGCCGACGATCAGCGTCAGCACCGTCGAGATCGCGGCGATGATCAGACTGGTCACATAAGCATTGAAGTACAGCGAATCCTTGGTCAGCAAAGTGTAGTTGTCGATGCTGAGCTCTCTGAGCTGTCCGACAAAACCGAACCAGCCGCCGCTGAAATCAAGCACCGGCGTGTAGGGCGGCATCGCGATCGCCGTTTGCGACAGCGAGATCTTGAAGACGATGACGAACGGGATGAGGAAAAAGAACAGCAGCCAGAGATAGGGGACGATGATGACCAGGCGGCCGACGAAGGCCGAGCCCAGCCGGGCCAGCGGGGATTTGGCGGCATCGGCTGCCGACGGGGTTGTTGCGGCGGTCGCGGCGCTCGACATGATTGCCCCCTACCGCGTCAGCACGACGCCGGCGTCGGGCCGGAAGGAGACCCAGGCGCGGTCGTGCCAGGTCAGCGGGTCCTCGGTGATGCGCGAGGCGTTCAAGGCGCTCGCCCGCACCATCTGGCCGTCGTCGAGCCTGACGTGATAGACGGTCATGTCGCCGAGATAGGCGACGTCGTAGACTTCACCTTCGAGTGCGTTGACGGCATCGGCCGGCTTCTTCGACGAAACCTTGATCTTCTCCGGCCTTATGGCGAAGACGATGTCGGCGCCGGCGGCGGTATCGCCGCCATTCTCGACAACGATCTGGGCTCCGGTCAGCCCGGTGATGCGCGTCGTGTTCGCCGCCCGCTCGGCAACTTTGCCCTCGAACATGTTCACGTTGCCGACGAAATGCGCCACGAAGCGAGAGCTGGGGGCTTCATAGACTTCCGCCGGCGTCGCGACCTGCATGACCTCACCCTTGTCCATGATGGCAATGCGGTCGGCCATGGTCATCGCCTCTTCCTGGTCGTGGGTGACGACGACGAAGGTGAGGCCGAGTTCCTGCTGCAGGTCCATCAGTTCGAACTGCGTTTCCTCGCGCAGCTTCTTGTCCAGCGCGCCGAGCGGCTCGTCGAGCAGCAGAACCTTCGGGCGCTTGGCGACCGAGCGGGCGAGCGCGACACGCTGGCGCTGGCCGCCCGACAATTGGTGCGGCTTGCGCTTGGCGAACTGCTCGAGCTTGACCAGCTTCAGCATTTCGGCGACGCGCTTTTCGATGTCAGGGGCGGGCATGCCCTCCTGCTTGAGGCCGAAGGCGATGTTCTTCTCCACCGTCATATGCGGAAACAGCGCATAGGACTGAAACATCATGTTGACCGGCCGCCGGTAGGGCGGGATGCCGCGCAGGTCCTGGCCGTCGAGCAGGATACGCCCGGCGGTCGGCTCCTCGAAGCCGGCAAGCATCCTGAGCAGCGTCGACTTTCCACAGCCGGATGCGCCGAGCAGCGCGAAGAACTCGCGCTCGAAGATGGTCAGCGACAGGTTGTTGACGGCGGTGAAGTCACCGAACTTCTTGGTGACATTGTCGAATTGGATATAGGGCTTGGCGTTCGGATCATTCCATGGCGTGAAGTCCCTGCGGATGCTGCCAAGCGATTTCATTTCCCCACTCCGTCCTGTTTTTCGTCCCCAGGAGTGGTTCAGCTCTTGATAGAACCGTCGAACCGCTCCGGATATTTCCCACGCAATTCCAGAGGGAAAACCGCTACGCGCTTTTTCCTGGAATTGCTCTTCTGTTCCTGCGCAATTCCGGACGGAAAACCGCTTCGCACTTTTCCTGGAATTGCTCTTCTGTTCCTACGCAATTCCGGACGGAAAACCGCTTCGCACTTTTCCTGGAATTGCTCTTCTGTTCCTACGCAATTCCGGACGGAAAACCGCTTCGCACTTTTCCTGGAATTGCTCTTCTGTTCCTACGCAATTCCGGACGGAAAACCGCTTCGCACTTTTCCTGGAATTGCTTTTAAGCAAAGCGACCCCGGCAGCCAGGCGCCGGGGTCGTGCCGATCGCCTACTGGCCGGTGACGATCTTGGTCCAGGTCCGCGTGATGACGCGCTGGGTTTTGGGATCGTATGGCTGGACGGTGTACAGCTTCTGCAAGGTCGCGGCGTCCGGATAGATCGCCGGATCGTCGAGGATCGCCTTGTCGACGAATTGCTGCGAGGCTTTGTTGCCGTTGGCGTACAGCACATAGTTGGACGATTTGGCGATCACTTCCGGCTTCATCATGTAGTTGAGGAACTCATGCGCCTCGGCGACATGCGGCGCATCGGCCGGGATCGCCATCTGATCGAACCACATCTGGGCGCCTTCCTTCGGCACCGAATAGCCGATCTCGACGCCCTGCTTGGCCTCGACGGCGCGGTTGCGCGCCTGGAAGACGTCGCCCGACCAGCCGACAGCCAGGCAGATGTCGCCGTTGGCGAGCGCGTTGATGTATTCGGACGAGTGGAACTTGCGGATATAGGGCCGGACTTTCAGGAGTGTCTCCTCGGCCTTGGCGATGTCATCGGGCGAGGTGCTGTTCGGGTCGAGGCCGAGATATTTCAGCGCCGCCGGGATGATGTCGGCGGGCGAATCCAGCACATAGACGCCGCAATCCTTCAGCTTGGCCAGCGTATCCGGATTGAAGAACGTATCCCAGCTGTCGATCTTGTCGGTGCCAAGGGCCGCCTGCACCTTCTTGATGTTGTAGCCGATGCCGACGGTGCCCCACATGTAGTTGATCGAATACTCATTGCCGGGATCGTATTTGGCGGTGCGCTCCTGAACGGTGTCCCACATGTTCGACAGGTTCGGCAGCTTCGACCTGTCGAGCTTCTGGAAAACGCCGGCCTGGATCTGGCGGGCGAGGAAATTGCCGCTGGGTACGACGACGTCATAGCCGCTGCCGCCGGCCAAAAGCTTGGTTTCGAGGATCTCGTTGGAATCGAACGTGTCGTAGACGACCTTGATGCCGGTTTCCTTGGTGAAATCGTCGATGATCGAACTGTCGATGTAGTCGGACCAGTTGAAGACGTTGACGACGCGGTCCTCGGCGTGGCCGCCGATGGTGAAAAGCGTCAGGAATGCCGAGGTCGCCGAAAGCCAGAGCGCTTTGCGGGTCATGCTGTTCTCCTTTGGTGAGTGTTCCGTCGCCAATCCGTCGCGGCCTCCGCGCGGCTGGGCATTTGCTTCAGATTATTGAGCTTTCTGGAGAGCGACAAGCGCGAACGGCCGGCTGCGCGGCGGTCCGACATGAGGCCGATGAAAGCTTTGGGCCGTTGCCGTGGCCTGGGGGATGTGCCGACGTCGTCAGAGGCTTTCGCCATGGCGCGGGCAGGGATATGACGATGTGGTCCGGTTCCGATTGGACCGGCATTGAGACTTGGCAAGATACGCCTGTCTTGTTGTTGCCGTGCCCTTAGCCTGCCCGCCCGGCAACGACGTTGTCAATGGCCCATCTCGCGCTTTGGCGCATCCGCTGCGTTAATTGGGGGATGGCAGTCCGGTGACGCCAGGGCGCTGGGGGCGCGGCTGCCGCTTGAACTCGAGCCCGATATGGACGAGCAGCGCCGTGACGACGACCGCACCACCGACGATGGTGCGCACAGACGGCACTTCCGAATGCACGAGCCAGACCCAGATCGGGCCAAGGATCGGCTCGAACGTGCCGAGCAGCGCCGCTATCGCCGCCGGGACGAGGCGGGCGCCGGTAGCGAAGAAGGCGAGGCCGACGCCGAGGTTGAGGACGCCGAAGGCGAACAGGAAGCCCATGTCGCGGCCGGAAACGGCAAATTCCGAGGCCTGGGAGGCCGCGAACGCGCCGGCGAGCAGCGCGCCGAGGCAGTTGGCCGGCGTCATGCGCACATGGGCGAAGCGGCGGGTGATCACCGTGGCGACCGAAAACATGCAGGCGATCAGCAACGCCAGGCTGTCGCCGACGGGAGACACGGTGCCGTCGAGCGATTCAGAGACCATGATGGCGACGCCGGCGATGACGGCGGCGATCGCCACCCAGGTCGCCGCCGCCACCCGCTCGCGAAACAGCACCCAGGCAAGCAGCGCGGCAAGCAGCGGCACGCCGGCCTGCATCAAGAGGATGTTGGCGACGGTGGTGTAGGAAAGCGCAACGATGAACGAGGTCGACGCGGTGGCGAAACAGATCGCGACGGCAAGGCCGGGCAGGCCCATGCCACGAAACAGTTTCAGCGTGCCTCGCCAGCCGTCGCGCCAAGCCATGAAGCAGAGCAGGAAGGCCACCGCCCAGAGCGAGCGCCAGAATACAATCGTCCAGTTGTCGGTAATGTCGATGAAGCGGGCGATGGTGCCGCCAAAGCTCCACATCAGCGCCGACAGGAACACCAGCAGCATGCCAAGGCGCTCGTCGCCAGGCGAGATGGCCGGGCGCGGCGGGACGGCTGGCGAAGCGTGCGATACGGCGTCGGTCATGGTTGCGACTGTCGGCGATTTCAGGGCGGCACGATGCGCGATGGGCGACAGAACCGCGCTGCATTCGCCTAACGCATCGGCGGCTGCAAGGCGTGATCCAGCCGCGCGTTCCGTTTGGCGCACTGGCGCATTAGCTCGACCAACGCGTCCAGCCCCGGCCGATACCTCCGGTTAAGAGGAGGCGTCCCGGTTGCGCCGAATGAGCCGCCAGAGGCCGACCAGGGGGACCAGCAAAATCACACCGAATTTCTTCAGCGCAATCAGCGCCACCGCCAGCAGTCCGGCCTTGGCCGCCAGCTTGCCCGCGATAAGGCCACCGATGCCCACAGCGGCGACGGTGTCGAAGCCTGGCCTGAAATCGACATACTTCTTGCCCGGGCTGAAGGTTGCGAGGCCAAGGACCTCGTCCAGGCTCTGCCTGATCTCGGGCAGTTGCTCCACCGTGGCGATGTAGCTCATCACGAAGACCCCCTCCCGGCCGAGAAAGCGCACATCGTAGTTGAGCGTGTGGACGGCATCGGTTCCGAACTGCAGCTCCTTGGCCCAGTGCAGACGTTTGTTGACGGCATCGTAGACGGGCGGCGAGGCCCAGCCGATCAAGGTGACGGGCTGAAATCCGTCCTTCACCCTTTGATCGTTGCTGGACAGGGTGTCCTCCTGCATGCTGCGCAACAATTCAGCGTAGTCGATCGACGCGGCGTCGCTGTCATCGACATAGCCGATCTTTTCCCAGCGCAACTCAATGCCCCAATTGTTCTCGGCGATGGGATCATGGCTGGTCGGAAAAATCATACCGACGGAGTCGGCACCGGCATCTGGCGGATTGCCCCAAGCCTCGGTCAGGACGGAGGCGGCATCCTTCTTGTCCAGGAAGTAGAACTTACCCTTGAGATCGAGGTGCACGCCTTCGGCAAGATCTATCGCACCGGTCCTGGGCTCGATCTTGTCAAGGAATGCCTTGCCGGCATCATTGTACTCTTGGTACGATTTGAAGAATTCCGAGGATTTCTCCGCAAATGCGGATGAGGCTGAAAGGGCAAGCGTCAG
Coding sequences:
- a CDS encoding DMT family transporter — its product is MTDAVSHASPAVPPRPAISPGDERLGMLLVFLSALMWSFGGTIARFIDITDNWTIVFWRSLWAVAFLLCFMAWRDGWRGTLKLFRGMGLPGLAVAICFATASTSFIVALSYTTVANILLMQAGVPLLAALLAWVLFRERVAAATWVAIAAVIAGVAIMVSESLDGTVSPVGDSLALLIACMFSVATVITRRFAHVRMTPANCLGALLAGAFAASQASEFAVSGRDMGFLFAFGVLNLGVGLAFFATGARLVPAAIAALLGTFEPILGPIWVWLVHSEVPSVRTIVGGAVVVTALLVHIGLEFKRQPRPQRPGVTGLPSPN
- a CDS encoding DUF2167 domain-containing protein, which gives rise to MNRKVFWLGLTLALSASSAFAEKSSEFFKSYQEYNDAGKAFLDKIEPRTGAIDLAEGVHLDLKGKFYFLDKKDAASVLTEAWGNPPDAGADSVGMIFPTSHDPIAENNWGIELRWEKIGYVDDSDAASIDYAELLRSMQEDTLSSNDQRVKDGFQPVTLIGWASPPVYDAVNKRLHWAKELQFGTDAVHTLNYDVRFLGREGVFVMSYIATVEQLPEIRQSLDEVLGLATFSPGKKYVDFRPGFDTVAAVGIGGLIAGKLAAKAGLLAVALIALKKFGVILLVPLVGLWRLIRRNRDASS